In the Terriglobus sp. RCC_193 genome, GCTTGTTGCATCGGTTTGTTTTGTTTTTATAACCATGCCGGTAAATCATGTAGCTGTTTTGAATGCCGGGTTCAGTGCTGTTGTCACATAAATGTCCGGCTTGGTGCTGTCACACAGATTTGCCCGATATGGTGCTGTTGTTACATGTTTGAAGACTCGGCAGTAATGACTGTTGGTCAAATGGTTCGCGCTTTGCGCGAATGCCCAGGTGAGCTTCGCGCACCTGGGGCACCCGGTTTTGTGCCGGTCTGTTGAATCCCACATCTCAGAATCGAGATGTGGGGCACCCCATTCCATTTTGTCGCACCCGGTTTGGTGGGGGCTAGATGAAATCCCACATCTCAAAATCGAGATGTGGGGCACCCCATACTATTTTTGTCGCACCCGGTTTAGCTCATGATGGTGCGGATGTCTGCTGCTAGTTGGTCAACGCGGGCGGGATCAGTGTCCCAGGCGAACATGAAGCGTGCGCCGCCGCCGATGAAGGTGTAGAAGCGCCAGCCGCGTTCGCGAAGCTGTTGCAGATGCGCTTCACTGCCCATCAGGAAGACGGCGTTGGCTTCCACATCAAACATGATGCTGGCGTTGGCTACGTCTTTGATGGCGGTTTTCAGACGCCTGGCCATCGCGTTGGCGTGTTCGCCATTGCGCTTCCATGCGCCGCTTTCCAACATGCCGACCCAGGGCGATGAGAGGAAACGCATTTTGGAGGCGAGCTGGCCTGCCTGTTTGCAGCGATAGTCGAAGTCTTCCGCGAGTGCACGATTGAAGAAGAGGATAGCTTCGCCGACGGCCATGCCGTTCTTGGTGCCACCGAAGCAGAGAACTTCCACGCCGGACTTCCAGGTCATCTCAGCGGGCGTGCAGCCGATGTGGGCTATTGCGTTGGCGAAGCGTGCGCCGTCCATATGCAGGTGCATCTTCAGCTCGCGCGTGGTTTCGCTGATGGCTTTGAGCTGATCGAGCGAGTAGACGCGGCCTGTTTCGGTGGACTGCGTGATGGTGACGGCCTTGGGGCGCGGGAAGTGGATGTCCTGGCGCGAGGTGGCAAGTGTGCGGATGGCTTCCGGCGTCATCTTGCCGTCGATGGTCTGCGCGGTGAGGAGCTTGCTGCCGTTGGAAAAGAATTCGGGTGCGCCGCACTCGTCGGTTTCCACGTGCGCTGTTTGCGCGCAGATGACGGAGTGGTAGCTCTGGCAGAGTGACGCCAGCGACATGGAGTTGGCCGCAGTGCCGTTGAAGGCGAAGAAGACTTCGCAGTCTGTTTCGAAGAGATCGCGGAAGAGATCAGAGGCTCGTGCCGTCCATGGGTCGTCACCGTAGGCGGTGGCGTGGCCGTGGTTGGCTTCCTGCATGGCGGCCCATGCTTCAGGGCAGATGCCGGAGTAGTTGTCGCTGGCGAACTGTTGCGAATTGTCAGTGCTGATATGGCTCATGTGTGCTTCTCTTTGGATTCTTTCTGCAGGGAAGTGATTCGGCCTTCCCTGAAGCATTCCAGTTGCGCGAGAAGAAAGCAGGTCCTTCGGCTTCACTTCGTTTCGCTCAGGATGACGAACTAC is a window encoding:
- a CDS encoding low specificity L-threonine aldolase; this translates as MSHISTDNSQQFASDNYSGICPEAWAAMQEANHGHATAYGDDPWTARASDLFRDLFETDCEVFFAFNGTAANSMSLASLCQSYHSVICAQTAHVETDECGAPEFFSNGSKLLTAQTIDGKMTPEAIRTLATSRQDIHFPRPKAVTITQSTETGRVYSLDQLKAISETTRELKMHLHMDGARFANAIAHIGCTPAEMTWKSGVEVLCFGGTKNGMAVGEAILFFNRALAEDFDYRCKQAGQLASKMRFLSSPWVGMLESGAWKRNGEHANAMARRLKTAIKDVANASIMFDVEANAVFLMGSEAHLQQLRERGWRFYTFIGGGARFMFAWDTDPARVDQLAADIRTIMS